AAGGGGGTCACGTTCCTGATTTTCACTAAAGAAAAAATAATAACCTAAACGATTATCTACTTGCCCTCTAAACCTTATTCCACGCGTGTTAACATAGGTATTAGTTCCATCATTTGAATGCCCTTCACTAAGACTTAAAACAGGGTCTACAATGATGCTATATTGCCCCGGGTTATTAACTTCATACAAATGAGCAGGGGTTTTGAAAAATGTATTAAAGATAGGTCTTTTAACACGGAAGGAATCAGTATAATGTGTGGTCCAGTCTGAATTATTCATGAGTAAACTACGTATGTTATATTCATCTACTTTACTTAGCTTAGTTCCTAGGATACCTGCTTTATAAAGCGAATCAATCTTTTCGATTCTTGCTGTAATACGCGCTCGATTATAAGGCTTTACTGTCGTAAACTGCATTACCGAATCGCCTCTTAATTTTATATCTAATCTATTGATTAGAATATTTTGTTTATCGCTAAGTTCAATGTTATCAGATTGCGCCTTAACTTTAAGCGCGAAAAAGGTGAGTAATAATACAAATGCGAATTTGCTTTTGATTTGCATAAATAAACTTATAATTATGAAGAATTATTTAATTAAGAACGCTAAAATTGTGAACGAAGGTATATCATTTATTGGGGATGTGTTAATTTCTAAAGGAAGGATAGAAAAAATTGATAAAAACATAAAAACTGATTTGAATGTTGTCGAAATAAATGCTGATGGGCTTTCACTTCTGCCTGGAGTCATAGATGATCAAGTGCATTTTCGAGATCCCGGACTTACACACAAAGCCAATATCTATACTGAAGCAAAAGCCGCTGTGGCTGGTGGTATTACCAGCTTCATGGAGATGCCAAATACCGTGCCACCTGCATTTACGCACGAATTGTTGGAGCAAAAATATGCAATTGCTCAAGAAAACGCCTTGGCTAACTATTCTTTTTATTTAGGAACATCTAATGATAATATTGAAGAGATATTAAAAGTAAACAAGCGTAAAAATGATATTTGTGGGGTGAAGATCTTTATGGGTTCCTCCACAGGCAACTTGCTGGTAAATGATCCCTTGGTACTGGATAAAGTTTTTGGTGGATGTGAAATCTTGATTGCAACACATTGTGAAGAAGAAAGTATTATTCGCTCAAATTATGAAGCATTAAAAGCTAAAAAACCTGTTTTAGATCCTGCCGATCATCCGGTCATTCGCAATGCAGAAAATTGTTTTGAAAGTTCTTTTAAAGCTATACAGTTTGCAAAAAAACATGGGAGTCGCCTGCATATTTTGCATATTACGACTGAGAAAGAGTTGCAATTATTTAGTAATATGATGCCTCTGGAGCAGAAGAGAATAACGGCAGAGGTTTGTGTTCATCATTTACATTTCACCTCAAAAGATTATACACAATATGGCAACCAAATAAAGTGCAATCCTGCAATTAAAGAGCCCTTTAATCGTGACGCTATCTGGAAGGCGCTTTTAGATGACCGCCTTGATGTAATTGCCACGGATCATGCGCCACACCTCTTATCCGAAAAAGGTTTTGAAAGAGATGCCGCAGGAAAAATTGTTCCCCTTAAAGGGGCAACTTACGAAACTTCACATGCCGGACTGCCATTGGCACAGCATTCTTTACAGATGATGTTGCATTATGTAAAAGAGGGGAGAATTTCCATAGAAAAAGTGGTAGAAAAAATGTCTCATGCTGTAGCAACTTGTTTTCAGATAAAAGAAAGAGGATTTATTCGTGAAGGATATTTTGCAGATTTGGTATTAGTTGATATGAATAAAAATTATACTGTACAACAAACAAACCTGCTTTACAAATGCGGTTGGTCTCCTTTGGAAGGTTTTACATTTCCTGCAACAATAGAGAAAACCTTTGTAAATGGCCATTTAGTTTATGGAAATGAAGTATTTGATGAATCTATTAAAGGAAAGCGTTTGCAATTTGACAGATAAAATTCAAAGCCAGATTTACATATGGATATTGATAAAGCCACATTATACGATTTGGGTGTTTTTAGCAGGCACGATCAAGATAGTTTATTAAACCGATTAAACTTTGCGCGTACTTCTGGAGGGAAAGAGGTATTGACTATACTATTTCAACAACCATTTGACAATGAGCTGCAAATAAAAAATACGCAAGAGGTCTTAAAAAATATTTTCAATCATTTGCCTCATTTTCCTGAAACCATTACAAATGGAACTATGATGGTGCTGGATAAATATTATGAATCTCCGATCGGATCGATACCCCATCCTTCGGGCGTAATAAATAGTTTTT
The Arachidicoccus soli DNA segment above includes these coding regions:
- a CDS encoding dihydroorotase, whose translation is MKNYLIKNAKIVNEGISFIGDVLISKGRIEKIDKNIKTDLNVVEINADGLSLLPGVIDDQVHFRDPGLTHKANIYTEAKAAVAGGITSFMEMPNTVPPAFTHELLEQKYAIAQENALANYSFYLGTSNDNIEEILKVNKRKNDICGVKIFMGSSTGNLLVNDPLVLDKVFGGCEILIATHCEEESIIRSNYEALKAKKPVLDPADHPVIRNAENCFESSFKAIQFAKKHGSRLHILHITTEKELQLFSNMMPLEQKRITAEVCVHHLHFTSKDYTQYGNQIKCNPAIKEPFNRDAIWKALLDDRLDVIATDHAPHLLSEKGFERDAAGKIVPLKGATYETSHAGLPLAQHSLQMMLHYVKEGRISIEKVVEKMSHAVATCFQIKERGFIREGYFADLVLVDMNKNYTVQQTNLLYKCGWSPLEGFTFPATIEKTFVNGHLVYGNEVFDESIKGKRLQFDR